The following are from one region of the Gryllotalpicola protaetiae genome:
- the sucC gene encoding ADP-forming succinate--CoA ligase subunit beta, with the protein MDLYEYQARDLFEKYDVPVLKGIIADTPDEVRAASETLGGVTVVKAQVKVGGRGKAGGVKVAKTPDDAFAAAQSILGLDIKGHVVKRVMVAEGADITQEFYFSVLLDRANRSYLSLASYEGGMEIEQLAEERPEALARVEVDPAEGLPLEKAREIAVAAKFPAELIEKVAPVFVKLFDVYKGEDATLVEVNPLVLTGSGDIIALDGKVSLDDNAAFRHPDHEALVDAASEDPLEAKAKANDLNYVKLDGEVGIIGNGAGLVMSTLDVVAYAGEAHGGVKPANFLDIGGGASAEVMAAGLDVILGDPQVKSVFVNVFGGITSCVAVANGIVAALGILGDAATKPLVVRLDGNQVEEGRAILTAAAHPLVTLATTMDDGADKAAELAAA; encoded by the coding sequence GTGGATCTGTACGAGTACCAGGCCCGAGACCTGTTCGAGAAGTACGACGTGCCCGTTCTGAAGGGCATCATCGCCGACACTCCCGACGAGGTGCGCGCCGCGTCGGAGACGCTGGGCGGCGTCACTGTCGTCAAGGCGCAGGTGAAGGTCGGCGGCCGCGGCAAGGCGGGCGGCGTGAAGGTCGCGAAGACCCCCGACGACGCCTTCGCCGCAGCGCAGTCGATCCTCGGCCTCGACATCAAGGGCCACGTCGTGAAGCGCGTCATGGTCGCAGAAGGCGCCGACATCACGCAGGAGTTCTACTTCTCGGTGCTGCTCGACCGGGCGAACCGCTCGTACCTGTCGCTCGCCTCGTACGAGGGCGGCATGGAGATCGAGCAGCTCGCCGAGGAGCGGCCAGAGGCGCTCGCACGCGTCGAGGTCGACCCGGCTGAGGGCCTGCCGCTCGAGAAGGCGCGCGAGATCGCGGTCGCCGCGAAGTTCCCCGCCGAGCTGATCGAGAAGGTCGCCCCGGTCTTCGTCAAGCTCTTCGACGTGTACAAGGGCGAGGACGCCACGCTGGTCGAGGTGAACCCGCTCGTGCTCACCGGTTCGGGCGACATCATCGCGCTCGACGGCAAGGTGTCGCTCGACGACAACGCGGCCTTCCGCCACCCCGATCACGAGGCTCTGGTGGATGCCGCCTCAGAGGACCCGCTCGAGGCGAAGGCCAAGGCCAATGACCTCAACTACGTCAAGCTCGACGGCGAGGTCGGCATCATCGGCAACGGCGCGGGGCTCGTGATGTCGACGCTCGACGTCGTCGCCTACGCCGGCGAGGCGCACGGTGGCGTGAAGCCCGCGAACTTCCTCGACATCGGCGGCGGCGCCTCGGCCGAGGTCATGGCCGCCGGCCTCGACGTGATCCTCGGCGACCCGCAGGTCAAGAGCGTGTTCGTCAACGTCTTCGGCGGCATCACCTCGTGCGTCGCCGTCGCGAACGGCATCGTCGCCGCCCTCGGCATCCTCGGCGACGCGGCGACCAAGCCGCTCGTCGTGCGCCTCGACGGCAACCAGGTGGAAGAGGGCCGCGCGATCCTCACCGCGGCCGCGCACCCGCT